One Sphingobacteruim zhuxiongii DNA window includes the following coding sequences:
- the mqnC gene encoding cyclic dehypoxanthinyl futalosine synthase, producing MNVNNLLERALNFEFLSKEEGVYLYHHAPTADLAFVANELRKIQVPSGKVTWQIDRNVNTTNVCIANCKFCNFFRRPGHDESYITDIETYKQKIEETFKYGGDQLLLQGGHHPDLGLAFYTNLFKQLKELYPALKLHSLGPPEIAHVSKLENMSHIDVLTAMKEAGLDSLPGAGAEILNDRVRRLISKGKCGGQEWLDVMRAAHKINLPTSATMMFGHIETIEERFEHLVWIREVQDEKPADHYGFIAFIPWPFQDDGTLLKRLRGITNNVTSDEYVRMIALSRIMLPNVKNIQASWLTVGKQTAQLCLHAGANDFGSIMIEENVVSAAGAPHRFTSKSIQDAITEAGFEPQLRTQTYKYRELPTQMEEQVINY from the coding sequence ATGAATGTAAACAACTTACTAGAACGCGCGTTGAATTTTGAATTCCTTTCTAAAGAAGAAGGAGTTTACCTATATCATCATGCGCCTACTGCCGATCTTGCTTTTGTTGCAAATGAACTTCGTAAGATTCAAGTTCCTTCAGGCAAAGTGACCTGGCAAATCGATCGTAATGTAAACACCACGAATGTTTGTATTGCGAACTGTAAATTTTGTAACTTCTTCCGTAGACCCGGACACGATGAGAGCTATATCACCGATATAGAAACATATAAACAAAAGATTGAAGAGACTTTTAAATATGGTGGCGATCAATTGCTATTGCAAGGTGGACACCACCCGGATTTAGGGTTGGCATTCTACACGAATCTATTTAAGCAATTAAAAGAGCTTTATCCAGCTTTAAAGCTGCACTCTTTAGGTCCACCCGAGATTGCTCACGTTTCTAAATTAGAAAACATGAGTCATATCGATGTGTTGACAGCTATGAAAGAGGCGGGCTTAGATTCGCTTCCAGGTGCTGGAGCAGAAATCTTAAATGATCGTGTTCGTCGTTTAATTTCTAAGGGTAAGTGTGGAGGACAGGAATGGCTGGATGTGATGCGCGCTGCGCACAAAATCAATCTTCCAACTTCCGCAACCATGATGTTTGGCCATATCGAAACCATCGAAGAGCGCTTTGAGCATTTAGTTTGGATTCGTGAAGTACAAGACGAAAAACCAGCAGATCACTACGGCTTTATCGCATTTATTCCTTGGCCTTTCCAAGATGATGGAACCTTATTAAAACGTCTACGCGGTATTACGAATAATGTTACTTCCGACGAGTATGTACGTATGATTGCGTTAAGCCGCATTATGCTTCCAAACGTAAAAAACATTCAAGCTTCTTGGTTAACTGTCGGAAAGCAAACCGCGCAGTTATGTTTACATGCAGGTGCGAATGACTTTGGCTCGATCATGATTGAAGAGAATGTTGTTTCCGCTGCGGGTGCTCCACATCGCTTTACATCGAAATCTATTCAGGATGCGATTACAGAGGCTGGCTTTGAACCGCAATTGCGTACACAGACTTATAAGTATCGGGAACTGCCAACACAAATGGAAGAACAAGTGATTAACTATTAA
- a CDS encoding SRPBCC family protein → MRQQTIHIERTYPIALTDLWQAITNKQYMKEWFFEIPNFTMEVGGEFEFYRHNKREDSLHLCQVVDVIPNELFKFTWRHPKQSKGTSIITWRLIPRGGATTLHLTHEGLENFSDAGEQFSQSRFESGWNYLLGESLNKFIDKLTLSDQ, encoded by the coding sequence ATGCGCCAGCAAACTATTCACATTGAACGTACTTATCCCATCGCCCTAACCGATTTATGGCAGGCTATCACGAATAAACAATATATGAAAGAGTGGTTCTTTGAGATCCCCAACTTTACAATGGAGGTTGGCGGAGAGTTTGAGTTCTATAGACATAACAAACGCGAAGACTCGCTTCATCTTTGTCAGGTTGTTGATGTAATCCCAAATGAGCTCTTCAAATTCACTTGGCGCCATCCTAAACAAAGTAAAGGAACATCGATTATCACTTGGCGCCTAATTCCTCGAGGCGGAGCAACTACCCTACATCTGACGCACGAAGGCTTGGAAAACTTTAGCGATGCCGGCGAACAGTTCAGTCAATCGAGATTCGAAAGTGGATGGAACTATTTGCTAGGGGAATCCCTCAACAAATTTATCGATAAGCTCACGCTGTCCGATCAATAG
- the dctA gene encoding C4-dicarboxylate transporter DctA, with translation MKKIFSSLYVQVILAILIGILIGIFYPDFAVQMKPLGDGFIKLIKMVIAPLIFSSIVIGIAGMQDVKKVGKIGLTAIIYFEIMTTIALIIGLVFVNWIQPGTGMNVNPAELDPSAVAEYVSKSKEHKTMMDFIIGIIPDNVVAAVASDNLLQVLLFAVLFGVGLTKIGDKASEPVLNVLNSFLKGLFAVIKIIMYLAPIGAMGAMGFTIGKYGVEALSSLGMLMISFYLTCVIFIIFVIGTVLHFYVKVNIFKFIKYIKEEILIVLGTSSSESALPGIMKKMEDAGCSKPIVGLVIPTGYSFNLDGTCIYLTMAAVFISQALNMHLSLEQEITLLLVLLLTSKGAAGVTGSGFVTLAATLPVVGHIPVEAVGIILGIDRFMSEARAITNLIGNAAATLVVAKFENGLDQESLHEKLG, from the coding sequence ATGAAGAAGATTTTCTCGAGCTTGTACGTGCAAGTTATCCTCGCTATTCTCATTGGTATCCTTATCGGTATCTTTTATCCCGACTTCGCTGTTCAAATGAAACCCTTAGGTGATGGGTTTATCAAACTCATCAAAATGGTAATCGCGCCATTAATCTTTAGTTCGATTGTCATCGGTATAGCAGGAATGCAAGATGTTAAGAAAGTTGGGAAAATAGGCTTAACTGCTATTATTTACTTTGAGATCATGACGACAATTGCATTGATCATTGGCTTGGTCTTCGTGAATTGGATACAGCCAGGAACAGGCATGAATGTCAATCCTGCTGAACTTGATCCATCAGCTGTTGCTGAATATGTCAGCAAATCAAAGGAACATAAAACCATGATGGATTTCATTATTGGGATAATTCCGGATAATGTTGTTGCGGCAGTTGCCTCCGACAATTTGCTGCAGGTCTTATTGTTTGCTGTGTTGTTTGGTGTGGGGCTTACTAAGATCGGTGACAAAGCGTCAGAGCCCGTGCTAAATGTCTTAAATTCGTTTCTCAAAGGCCTTTTTGCAGTTATCAAGATCATCATGTATTTGGCACCAATTGGCGCCATGGGCGCGATGGGATTTACGATTGGTAAATATGGTGTGGAAGCCTTATCCTCGCTAGGGATGCTGATGATTAGTTTCTACCTCACCTGTGTTATATTTATCATCTTTGTGATCGGCACTGTCCTTCACTTCTACGTTAAAGTCAACATTTTTAAGTTTATCAAATACATAAAAGAAGAGATTCTTATCGTGCTTGGTACATCCTCTTCGGAGTCGGCACTGCCCGGAATCATGAAGAAAATGGAAGATGCGGGATGTTCCAAACCGATCGTAGGCTTAGTCATCCCGACCGGCTATTCCTTTAATTTGGATGGAACCTGCATATATTTAACAATGGCGGCAGTATTTATATCCCAAGCATTGAACATGCATTTAAGTTTAGAGCAGGAGATTACGCTGTTACTGGTATTATTGCTGACGTCAAAAGGGGCTGCCGGAGTAACAGGAAGTGGATTTGTTACGCTCGCGGCGACATTGCCGGTCGTGGGACATATTCCAGTAGAAGCCGTTGGAATCATATTAGGCATTGATCGATTTATGAGTGAAGCTCGTGCCATTACCAATCTGATAGGTAATGCTGCAGCAACTCTTGTTGTTGCGAAATTCGAAAATGGACTAGACCAAGAATCCTTACATGAAAAATTAGGTTAA